The following are from one region of the Lytechinus variegatus isolate NC3 chromosome 4, Lvar_3.0, whole genome shotgun sequence genome:
- the LOC121413071 gene encoding uncharacterized protein LOC121413071 codes for MSQEDAAAKSTADSESILGAVALKLPPFWRNDPEVWFAQAEAQFATRNIVVESTKYSYVIATLPPEVAQDIRDVLINPPVSEPYTTLKKKIIARTTESEQRRVQMLLTEEELGDRKPSQLLRRMEQLVGDQKLESGILRQLFLQRLPHNVRLILASTSESLAIADLAALADRILEAHVPVVNTVAPVTDAGSHAITVKPAQSGDTQGANSNLVRQIADLTKLVRELATTVGQLKHDRSRSRNRSKSKTRDKRDSTPVSESPEDRGYCWYHSQYAENAHRCKAPCNWNSQGNA; via the coding sequence ATGTCACAAGAAGATGCCGCAGCGAAATCTACTGCTGACTCTGAGAGCATACTTGGAGCAGTTGCCTTAAAGCTGCCGCCATTCTGGCGAAACGATCCGGAGGTATGGTTCGCGCAAGCGGAAGCCCAATTTGCCACGCGCAATATCGTAGTTGAGAGTACAAAATACTCTTACGTGATCGCGACACTACCACCCGAGGTAGCACAGGACATTCGCGACGTCCTGATAAACCCCCCTGTTAGTGAGCCATACACGACGCTAAAGAAAAAGATCATAGCGCGAACGACGGAATCGGAACAGAGAAGAGTACAAATGTTACTCACAGAAGAAGAACTCGGAGACCGAAAACCTTCGCAATTATTGCGCCGCATGGAACAACTCGTCGGAGATCAAAAATTAGAAAGTGGTATACTTAGGCAGTTATTCTTACAACGCTTGCCGCATAATGTTAGACTGATCTTAGCCTCCACGAGTGAGTCGCTAGCCATAGCGGATCTGGCCGCGTTGGCAGACCGAATTCTCGAAGCGCACGTGCCTGTCGTGAACACCGTGGCGCCGGTGACTGATGCAGGGTCACACGCTATCACGGTTAAGCCAGCCCAATCCGGAGATACACAGGGTGCGAATTCAAACCTTGTAAGGCAAATTGCGGATTTGACAAAGCTCGTTCGTGAGTTAGCCACAACCGTAGGGCAATTGAAACACGACCGTAGTCGTAGTCGAAATCGTAGTAAAAGCAAGACGCGTGACAAACGTGATTCTACGCCCGTCAGTGAATCGCCCGAAGATAGAGGATATTGTTGGTATCATTCTCAATATGCTGAGAACGCGCATCGCTGCAAGGCACCTTGCAATTGGAATAGTCAGGGAAACGCATAG